The Entelurus aequoreus isolate RoL-2023_Sb linkage group LG04, RoL_Eaeq_v1.1, whole genome shotgun sequence nucleotide sequence gacactgacacctgtgttccagcagcttccaattcattgcagacctgctttttcagatttgctcacattttcagtagacccataataaattcataaaaaaaccaaacttcatgaatgttttttgtgacgaaCATATGCTCCAAcccctctatcacaaaaaaataagaattgtagaaattattggaaactcaagacagccatgacattatgtccttcacaagtgtatgtaaacttttgaccacgactgtatatagatgtatatatttatatatctcttGGCAGAGATAATCACATGACAAACTCACCTTGCACTTGTGTGGCTTGTCGCCGTGGAGCAGATAAGGATTGTACTGCTTCAGGTCACACGTGTCAAGAAACACAAAGCCCTGAAGACGACGCGATACAATTAAATAACTaacaattttgtgtttttttccaatatATGATGGACAGACCTTGGTGTTTCCGTGTTGGAGGTATTGGTCGTACAAGTTCTGGCGCATGTTTGTCTCCAGCGGGTTGCATGTGGACATGTGCTGGTCCATTTTCTTCCGGGAGGACGCCCATATATCCTCGTTCCAACACTTGCGCATGCGTTCCCTCCTCAGCACCTTAGCTTCTTCATACTTGGACAGGAATCTCTCCAACTCCTGTATTAAGGACAAAATACAcacattacattattatattaaatatttttgacAATACTTTAATTTGAATAATACCTTGTCTGTGTCCAGTAAAGGTTGAACTAAATCAGCAATCTCTCTGCTGTCAGCCTCCATTTTCACCTGCCGCAGATGTCACACATGAAGAAGATATCTGCTTCTGGAGTGGTCATGCAGTACCTGTATTCGCCTGGTGGGGGTGTGAGAGGGCAGCTGGCCTCGCCGTGGCCTGGaactctgtgctgctgacttgtcttcTCTTTTGCCTTGTTTTGCACACCcacaattcttcttcttcttcttcttcacaggTGCGTTCAATCTCACCTCTGACCTTGCGCACTTTAACTCTGGTGCCTGCAGAGCAACATCGCAACACTTTTCGCCAAGTTTTCCTCACGCTAAACAAGCAATAAAATGTGACGTTCAGgacaagttaaataaaaaaaagatgattGTTGTCAATATTCATTCCTTATTATGGAAAGTATTAAAGTCACACTGAAAGTAAAACTATGAGAATGAATAATAAAGAACTGCGTAATGACTAAAAAAAGTTGTACATTGGCACTTGACACTTAGGTCAATTTCGACGTTCTTGTAACTTTGATATCTTTCTGCTTTTGTCTCgtaaaatgacatgttttttcctTTCCAATTGTGTTCTTTTCTTGTATCATTACGACTCCATTTTTGTAAACGTACTATTTTTTTCGTACAgcgtttttttattattcaactttaaataataatttttcaTCTTTTGGAGTTTGTCATTCTGTTCCTAAAATCTGACTTTCTTCCCGTATTTCTTAAACTTTttgtaatattccaactttttATCAAAACTTGAAAAATTAGggattttcaaaaattattttttttgtttccgtgTGTCAACATACCGACTTTTTGGGGGGGATAGTACGCCTTTCTTGTATCATTACGACTTTATTCTTGGAATTTTACGGTTCCCCAACTGTACAACTTTTGGTACTAATTTGTAATATCATTCTGAATGTCTTCTcctaacatt carries:
- the fam228a gene encoding protein FAM228A, with protein sequence MRPKRSNGGVITYHIPFNIRLVTSEAPELKCARSEVRLNAPVKKKKKKNCGCAKQGKREDKSAAQSSRPRRGQLPSHTPTRRIQVKMEADSREIADLVQPLLDTDKELERFLSKYEEAKVLRRERMRKCWNEDIWASSRKKMDQHMSTCNPLETNMRQNLYDQYLQHGNTKGFVFLDTCDLKQYNPYLLHGDKPHKCKHNVAKLKEPKLLDSSKLNTARCEAGCQHKWAPQREHIPPEANMQSFDTTESHAVDKICRTKIPFHIHDTAIPDGRCHHSTCWFTSQQ